A genomic window from Chrysoperla carnea chromosome 3, inChrCarn1.1, whole genome shotgun sequence includes:
- the LOC123296671 gene encoding proton-coupled amino acid transporter-like protein CG1139 has protein sequence MDENISQKMYAEHKTMNGQQSNPSFVPDDLGSFAPITEKNIYKQKQAPVYVVELQDTKKTPKQTEDYDPYVNRQHVSHPTSNVETLLHLLKGSLGTGILAMPKAFHNSGYVVGIVGTVLIGLLCTYCIHLLIRAQYELCRRKKIPSMTYTQTAEAAMLEGPPLFRKTSNYMVHIVNAFILIYQLGICCVYVVFVSANIKAVVDEYTEHISVRYYMLMILIPLILINWVRKLKFLAPLSTLANAITVVTFGIILYYIFREPISFENREMVGELDHFPLFFGTVLFALEAIGVIMPLENEMETPQSFGGPCGVLNQGMFTIIILYVGMGFFGYLKYGAEAEGSITLNLGHTEMLAQSVKLLLAFAIFITHALQCYVAVDITWNDYIKQHIKNKEHNKFYEYAWRTVLVLITFLLAVAIPNLELFISLFGALCLSALGLAIPALIESSLWWYHISGCEFYFMCLKNTFFVIFGICGLVVGTYTSLRDIIHEFS, from the exons atggatgaaaatatttcacaaaaaatgtatgctgAGCATAAAACCATGAATGGTCAACAATCAAATCCATCGTTTGTACCGGATGATCTAGGAAG ttttgcacCGATCACTGAAAAGAACATTTATAAGCAAAAACAAGCACCTGTCTATGTAGTAGAGTTGCAAGATACCAAAAAAACGCCGAAACAAACTGAAGATTATGACCCATACGTAAACCGCCAACATGTTTCTCATCCAACATC aaatgttGAAACTTTATTACATCTGTTAAAGGGAAGTTTAGGCACTGGCATTCTTGCCATGCCTAAAGCTTTCCATAATTCGGGTTATGTTGTGGGTATTGTGGGTACGGTACTCATTGGTCTACTTTGCACATATTGCATACATCTTTTAATAAGAGCACAATATGAATTatgtagaagaaaaaaaattccaagtaTGACATATACGCAAACAGCCGAAGCGGCTATGTTAGAGGGGCCACcactatttagaaaaacttcaaattataTGGT ACATATTGTAAACGCATTTATTCTGATCTACCAATTGGGAATATGTTGTGTGTATGTGGTATTTGTTTCCGCCAACATTAAGGCTGTTGTGGATGAATACACTGAACATATAAGTGTACGTTACTATATGTTGATGATTTTAATtccattaatattaattaattgggtacgaaaattaaaatttttggcacCGTTATCAACATTAGCAAACGCCATAACTGTTGTTACATTtggaattatattatattatattttccgtGAACCAATCAGTTTTGAAAATCGTGAAATGGTTGGAGAATTGGATCATTTTCCATTGTTCTTTGGTACCGTACTGTTCGCTTTAGAAGCTATTGGTGTT ATTATGCCATTAGAAAATGAAATGGAAACTCCACAATCATTTGGTGGACCATGTGGAGTTTTAAATCAAGGAATGTTCACaattatcatattatatgtGGGTATGGGATTCTTTGGTTATTTGAAATATGGCGCAGAAGCAGAAGGTTCAATTACACTCAATTTGGGACATACAGAAat GTTGGCACAATCAGTTAAACTCTTATTAGCGTTTGCCATTTTCATAACACATGCTCTTCAATGCTACGTAGCGGTTGATATTACGTGGAATGATTACATCAAACAACACATTAAGAATAAGGAgcacaataaattttatgaatatgctTGGCGAACTGTATTAGTTCTAATCACAT TTTTGTTGGCTGTAGCCATTCCAAATTTAGAATTATTCATATCACTGTTTGGTGCTTTATGTTTATCAGCACTTGGTTTAGCCATACCTGCATTAATCGAATCTTCCTTATGGTGGTATCATATAAGTGGTTGTGAATTTTACTttatgtgtttaaaaaatacattcttcgttatttttggaatatgtGGATTGGTTGTCGGTACATACACATCTTTACGAGATATTATACATGAATTTTCATAA